A single window of Syntrophales bacterium DNA harbors:
- a CDS encoding tetratricopeptide repeat protein, with product MDYYYRRNERIKARQSRKPVKRRSRWLLASVIILITVVGAGLFLFLTRSGDEGAAAMAERIKRIVMVNIFGEMPRFYSLDIERNGQDVRLEPGDHFEVTYRDEFFIKEVRTDVLLGRGVTVEVDGTGHSNDMGLLLKGEPLVDQAMEDSSRKFFITLRHNGRDIYSIPMDVNIQPQDWLRMARGTESTESRIEFLTQAVSLRPDDVNARKMLAHLYVDAGKTDEAVAQYRAVLSRSPDDIHVLVELTKLYEKTKRYEDALTVYRRLIRLDSRDATAYAGIGRIYEQMGNRPRAAANYEASLRLDPTVTPVRYRLAEMYEKTGEKDKAADAYKAVLDTMPDNDAIAGILAGLYLELSRYEEAIELYRVFIRRNPGNAAAYANIALAYSEAGEPSREIANLEKALSLDSNDSVIAFNLAVAYEKAGRHDDAVRTYQRVLKLKPDDPEALERLAHHYLTRKDYAKAIGAFRKIIGFSPRNAAAHRGLGFACQETGDYKNAAAAYEQAIKLGMKDADIRYNLAVAYDQIGKKKEAIAAYESYAALQPTVEVLVILADAYVGESNFAQAVSTYERLVGMDGRNPGFHRGLGRSLYLRGDLDRAIDSYKRAIAHDREDYRLYLELAECYEKKGLYEDALREYSYAYRLNPESAQAMEKIPEMRIKLLQLKHQA from the coding sequence ATGGACTATTACTATCGCCGTAACGAAAGAATAAAAGCCCGGCAAAGCCGGAAGCCCGTGAAGAGACGCTCACGGTGGCTTCTCGCGTCGGTGATTATCCTCATCACAGTGGTGGGAGCCGGTCTCTTCCTCTTCCTGACACGGTCCGGCGATGAGGGGGCCGCTGCCATGGCGGAACGGATCAAGCGGATTGTCATGGTCAATATTTTCGGTGAGATGCCCCGCTTTTACAGCCTTGATATTGAAAGAAACGGCCAGGACGTCAGACTTGAACCGGGCGACCACTTCGAAGTGACCTACCGCGATGAATTCTTCATCAAGGAAGTCCGGACCGACGTTCTCCTCGGAAGGGGTGTGACCGTTGAAGTGGATGGGACGGGGCATTCCAACGACATGGGGCTGCTGCTGAAGGGGGAACCTTTAGTTGATCAGGCCATGGAGGACAGTTCAAGGAAATTTTTTATCACCCTCCGCCACAACGGCAGGGATATTTACTCCATACCGATGGATGTGAACATCCAGCCCCAAGACTGGCTGAGAATGGCCCGCGGTACGGAAAGCACGGAGTCCCGCATCGAATTTCTCACGCAGGCTGTCTCCCTGAGGCCCGATGACGTGAATGCCCGTAAAATGCTGGCCCACCTGTATGTGGACGCCGGCAAGACAGACGAAGCGGTTGCGCAGTACCGGGCCGTCCTTTCCCGTAGTCCTGACGACATTCACGTGCTGGTTGAACTGACGAAACTCTATGAGAAAACAAAACGCTATGAGGACGCTCTGACGGTATACCGGCGCCTGATCCGCCTCGATTCGCGCGACGCGACGGCCTATGCCGGCATCGGCCGCATCTATGAGCAGATGGGAAACCGGCCTCGGGCCGCGGCAAACTACGAAGCCTCTCTTCGACTCGATCCCACCGTCACTCCCGTGAGGTACCGTCTGGCGGAGATGTACGAGAAAACGGGTGAAAAGGATAAAGCCGCCGACGCATATAAAGCGGTGCTGGATACCATGCCCGACAATGACGCTATTGCGGGCATACTTGCCGGACTTTATCTCGAACTGTCGCGTTACGAGGAAGCCATTGAACTTTACCGGGTCTTCATCAGAAGAAATCCAGGCAACGCCGCTGCCTATGCCAACATAGCCCTGGCCTACTCTGAAGCGGGTGAACCCTCGCGGGAGATAGCAAACCTGGAAAAGGCATTGTCCCTGGATTCAAATGATTCCGTCATAGCCTTCAACCTTGCTGTCGCCTACGAAAAGGCCGGACGGCATGATGACGCCGTCCGGACCTATCAGCGGGTTCTGAAGCTGAAACCTGACGATCCCGAGGCGCTGGAGCGGCTTGCCCACCACTACCTGACACGAAAAGACTATGCGAAGGCCATCGGTGCCTTCAGGAAGATTATCGGGTTTTCACCCCGGAATGCCGCGGCTCACAGAGGTCTGGGGTTTGCCTGCCAGGAGACGGGTGATTACAAGAACGCCGCCGCGGCCTATGAGCAGGCAATCAAGCTGGGCATGAAGGATGCCGACATACGGTATAATCTCGCCGTGGCCTACGATCAGATCGGAAAGAAAAAAGAGGCCATCGCCGCCTACGAGTCCTACGCAGCCCTGCAGCCCACCGTTGAGGTGCTGGTTATCCTGGCCGATGCCTATGTCGGGGAAAGCAACTTTGCACAAGCGGTCTCAACCTATGAACGTCTTGTCGGCATGGACGGAAGAAACCCGGGATTTCACCGGGGTCTGGGTCGTTCGCTGTACCTTCGTGGAGACTTGGATCGCGCGATCGACTCCTACAAACGTGCCATCGCCCATGACCGTGAGGACTACAGGCTCTACCTGGAACTGGCCGAATGCTATGAAAAAAAGGGTCTGTATGAAGACGCCCTGAGGGAATATTCCTACGCCTACCGCCTGAACCCCGAGTCGGCGCAGGCCATGGAAAAGATTCCTGAGATGCGCATAAAGCTGCTGCAACTGAAGCATCAAGCCTGA
- a CDS encoding PTS sugar transporter subunit IIA produces MSIHVRELIEMNCIVDELKSKTKREVLYELSGPVAASLPEEDADAIVEVLLEREKLGSTGIGEGVAIPHGKLQGLDRLVVSFGRSFDGVDFDALDGKPVSIFFLLLVPDNSAGRHLKVLAKISRMLKDSDFRKDLMEAGSRERLFSLIAEKDQACE; encoded by the coding sequence ATGAGTATACACGTACGGGAACTGATAGAGATGAACTGTATCGTCGATGAATTGAAGTCAAAGACGAAACGGGAGGTTCTTTACGAGTTGTCCGGTCCCGTGGCAGCCAGCCTTCCGGAGGAGGATGCGGACGCCATCGTTGAAGTTCTCCTGGAGAGAGAAAAACTGGGGAGTACCGGCATCGGTGAAGGAGTCGCGATTCCCCACGGAAAGTTGCAGGGTCTGGACAGGCTGGTCGTTTCATTCGGCAGAAGTTTCGACGGTGTAGACTTCGACGCCCTGGACGGAAAACCGGTCAGTATTTTCTTTCTGCTTCTGGTGCCGGACAACTCGGCGGGCAGGCACCTGAAGGTGCTTGCGAAAATTTCAAGAATGCTCAAAGATTCCGATTTCAGGAAGGATCTCATGGAGGCGGGATCACGGGAACGCCTCTTCTCACTCATTGCCGAAAAAGATCAAGCCTGCGAGTAG
- the kdsA gene encoding 3-deoxy-8-phosphooctulonate synthase — protein sequence MAGFSIGDFSIGEGHPLVLISGPCVIESRDVVMKTAAYLRDLTDRLGIPLIFKSSYDKANRSSKDSFRGPGLYEGLRVLADVKEQFEVPLLSDVHRFDEIDAACEVLDVVQVPAFLCRQTDFVSEISRKAWAVNIKKGQFLAPWDVANIIDKVVSSGNKRIIITERGYTFGYNNLVADMRSLPLMRRSGYPIVFDATHSVQLPGGQGTSSGGDRDMASALSRAAVACGVDGVFLEVHPHPEMALCDGPNSLSLDMLPPLLAVLKEIDAIVGKDTA from the coding sequence ATGGCGGGATTTTCAATAGGCGATTTTTCCATCGGCGAGGGGCATCCGCTGGTCCTGATTTCCGGGCCCTGTGTCATTGAAAGCCGGGACGTGGTAATGAAAACGGCCGCTTATTTGCGGGATCTGACGGACCGCCTGGGCATACCCCTTATTTTCAAGTCTTCCTACGACAAGGCGAACCGCTCCTCAAAGGACTCCTTCCGGGGGCCCGGCCTTTACGAGGGACTTCGGGTGCTTGCCGATGTGAAGGAACAATTTGAAGTTCCCCTTCTGTCGGACGTTCACCGCTTCGATGAAATCGACGCGGCCTGTGAAGTCCTGGACGTGGTGCAGGTTCCCGCTTTCCTGTGCCGACAGACCGATTTTGTAAGTGAAATTTCCCGGAAGGCTTGGGCCGTCAACATCAAGAAGGGCCAGTTTCTGGCCCCCTGGGACGTCGCCAACATCATCGACAAGGTAGTCAGCTCGGGCAACAAAAGAATCATCATAACCGAGCGGGGCTACACCTTCGGGTACAATAACCTGGTGGCGGACATGCGATCTCTCCCCCTGATGAGAAGGAGTGGATATCCCATTGTCTTCGACGCTACCCACAGCGTTCAGCTACCCGGCGGGCAGGGGACGTCTTCCGGCGGAGACCGTGATATGGCGTCGGCCCTCTCGCGGGCGGCCGTCGCCTGTGGTGTGGACGGCGTTTTTCTGGAGGTTCACCCCCACCCGGAAATGGCCCTCTGTGACGGGCCAAACTCGCTCTCTCTCGACATGCTGCCTCCTCTCCTGGCGGTGTTGAAGGAGATAGACGCGATTGTCGGAAAGGATACAGCGTGA
- the lptB gene encoding LPS export ABC transporter ATP-binding protein, with protein MVKLLAKQLVKIYNGRAVVNGIDLDVERGEVVGLLGPNGAGKTTSFYMIVGLVKPDSGAVLLDDDDITDLPMYLRARRGISYLPQEPSIFRKLTVEENILAILETLDITRAERRKRLEELLGELNLTQLAGNMAYALSGGERRRVEITRALVTSPRFMLLDEPFAGIDPIAVADIQGIVRRLRDKDIGVLISDHNVRETLKVCDRAYIVNEGSILMEGSPGAIAASDAARKIYLGADFDL; from the coding sequence ATGGTCAAGTTGCTGGCGAAACAACTGGTCAAAATATATAACGGGCGGGCCGTGGTCAACGGTATCGACCTGGATGTCGAAAGGGGTGAGGTTGTCGGCCTGCTCGGTCCCAACGGAGCGGGGAAGACGACTTCATTCTACATGATCGTGGGCCTGGTGAAGCCCGATTCCGGAGCTGTTCTTCTGGATGACGATGATATAACTGATCTTCCGATGTATCTCCGGGCGCGGAGGGGCATCAGTTACCTGCCCCAGGAACCGTCCATATTCAGGAAGCTCACGGTGGAGGAAAACATTCTCGCCATACTTGAAACCCTTGACATCACCCGCGCGGAACGCCGGAAACGGCTGGAGGAACTGTTGGGTGAGTTGAACCTGACACAACTGGCGGGAAACATGGCCTATGCGCTTTCGGGGGGCGAACGGCGCAGGGTGGAAATTACACGGGCCCTGGTGACATCCCCCCGGTTCATGCTTCTCGACGAGCCCTTTGCGGGCATCGATCCCATAGCTGTTGCCGATATTCAAGGCATCGTCAGGAGGCTCAGGGACAAGGATATCGGTGTTCTGATATCCGATCATAATGTGCGGGAAACCCTGAAAGTCTGTGACCGTGCCTATATCGTTAACGAAGGATCCATCCTGATGGAAGGTTCTCCCGGCGCCATAGCCGCCAGCGACGCGGCAAGAAAAATATACCTGGGAGCGGATTTCGACCTTTAG
- the rapZ gene encoding RNase adapter RapZ: MKSIRVVIITGLSGSGKSTALRALEDIGFFCVDNLPAALLPKLLELQVGSSGEITKVALVMDLREKTFLETFLAIVSKLKKKCYPIEILFLDSSDERLLNRFSETRRAHPLFTGGSLLESIKAERREMMPIKEMANNVVDTSLYTIHELKELVQRYYLDTLKGKKLTVNLISFGYRYGLPSDADLVFDVRFLPNPYFIASLREYTGNDPEVEEWVMKWDDTRKFLDSLFDMLSFLIPLFEKEGKAYLTIATGCTGGKHRSVAVTNKIARFMKEKGYGTNLSHRDVKRS; encoded by the coding sequence ATGAAGTCCATCAGAGTTGTGATCATCACGGGTCTTTCCGGGTCGGGGAAAAGTACGGCTCTGCGGGCCCTGGAAGACATCGGTTTTTTTTGTGTCGACAATCTGCCGGCAGCGCTTTTGCCGAAATTGCTGGAACTGCAGGTGGGCTCCTCGGGAGAGATAACGAAAGTGGCCCTGGTGATGGACCTCAGGGAAAAGACCTTTCTTGAGACTTTTCTCGCCATAGTTTCGAAACTCAAAAAGAAATGCTATCCTATTGAAATCCTCTTTCTCGACTCGAGCGACGAGCGTCTGTTGAATCGCTTCAGCGAAACCCGCCGGGCTCACCCGCTCTTTACGGGCGGCAGCCTGCTCGAGAGCATCAAGGCGGAACGACGGGAGATGATGCCCATCAAGGAGATGGCAAATAATGTCGTGGATACGTCGCTTTACACGATCCACGAACTGAAAGAACTGGTACAGCGCTACTATCTTGACACGCTGAAGGGCAAGAAGCTGACGGTGAACCTCATTTCATTCGGATACCGCTACGGGTTGCCTTCCGACGCGGACCTTGTTTTCGATGTGCGGTTTCTCCCAAATCCCTATTTCATAGCATCCCTGCGGGAATATACCGGAAATGACCCGGAGGTGGAGGAATGGGTTATGAAATGGGATGATACGCGGAAATTCCTGGACTCCCTGTTCGATATGCTGTCCTTCCTGATTCCTCTTTTTGAAAAAGAGGGGAAGGCCTATCTCACCATCGCCACGGGATGCACCGGTGGAAAGCACCGGTCCGTGGCGGTCACGAACAAGATAGCGCGCTTCATGAAAGAGAAGGGTTACGGGACCAACCTTTCCCACCGGGACGTGAAACGGTCGTGA
- a CDS encoding transposase codes for MPRKPRIDAPGTLHHVIARGIAREEIFRSDRDRASFLDRLEAVLEETETACYAWALIPNHFHLLLRTGTVPLSTAMRSLMTGHAVSFNRRHGRCGHLFQNRYRSIICQEDAYFFQLVRYIHLNPLRAGIVDDMDGLSRYPFSGHSVLMGTHTKSWQESEEVLAHFGETLPSARRNYRDFVLQGIDQGRRSDLTGGGLLRSAGGWTPVRESGNAGRGFKTDERILGDSDFVARVLATAQETFDRRHSIKSRGISLDVIVTRVAELLDMAIEDVVRRGRFKDTVSARSLVCYLAVRELGMTMTSLAEYFAISTVAISKSVRRGGEIIKERGIDTGKLIS; via the coding sequence ATGCCACGAAAACCTCGCATAGATGCCCCTGGGACGCTTCATCACGTTATTGCCCGGGGGATTGCCCGGGAAGAGATTTTTAGAAGCGATCGCGACAGGGCCTCATTTCTTGATCGCCTGGAAGCTGTCCTTGAGGAGACCGAAACAGCCTGCTACGCCTGGGCGCTGATTCCCAACCATTTTCACCTTTTACTTCGAACGGGTACCGTTCCGCTTTCCACGGCAATGCGCAGCCTGATGACAGGTCACGCGGTGAGTTTCAACCGAAGGCACGGGCGCTGCGGTCACCTCTTCCAGAACCGCTATCGATCTATCATATGCCAGGAGGATGCTTACTTTTTCCAACTGGTGCGCTATATCCACCTCAATCCCCTGCGAGCGGGCATAGTAGACGACATGGACGGGCTGAGTCGATACCCTTTTTCCGGTCACTCCGTTCTTATGGGCACCCACACCAAATCCTGGCAGGAGAGTGAAGAGGTGCTGGCACATTTTGGCGAAACACTCCCATCGGCCCGAAGAAACTATCGCGACTTTGTCCTCCAGGGGATAGATCAGGGAAGACGATCCGACCTGACCGGTGGAGGACTCCTTCGCAGTGCAGGCGGATGGACGCCGGTACGTGAATCGGGGAATGCGGGAAGGGGCTTCAAAACCGATGAACGGATTCTGGGTGACAGCGATTTTGTTGCCCGTGTTCTCGCGACCGCCCAAGAAACCTTTGACCGACGTCACTCAATAAAGAGTCGTGGAATTTCCCTGGACGTCATTGTTACCCGGGTGGCGGAGCTGCTTGATATGGCCATTGAGGATGTGGTGCGCAGGGGAAGGTTTAAAGATACGGTATCGGCGCGCAGCCTGGTGTGCTACCTTGCTGTACGCGAATTGGGGATGACGATGACATCCTTGGCGGAATACTTTGCTATTTCGACCGTCGCGATAAGCAAATCCGTCAGGCGAGGTGGAGAGATCATAAAAGAACGCGGCATCGACACCGGCAAGTTAATAAGTTAA
- the rpoN gene encoding RNA polymerase factor sigma-54: MAFELRQNLKLTQQLIMTPQLQQSIKLLQLSRLELVSAINQELLENPMLEEETLDAETAVDHVPDIGEDDGRPAETSKEITGEGDGKDDFDWDGYFEDYGVVGVNFSQEIAEAPSLENMSSKEETLVDYLLWQFNLSRMTEEEKERAVAGQIIGNLNANGYLAATLEEIAAATGEDTGFVETVLFRVQEFDPPGIAARDLRECLLIQLRHMESPDPLAGTIIEEHLDDLQTNNYDKIAKQQKVSVEDVMASSSLILGLDPKPGLRYNRERCDYIIPDVYVYKEGDEFRISLNEDGLPRLRVSALYRKMLALEASSANEAKNREYIRERLQSALWLIKSIQQRQKTIYRVSESIVKHQIDFFERGIDYLKPMVLRDIAEDVEMHESTISRVTSSKYMHTPRGIFELKYFFSSGIQRTEGNAIASESVKDRIAKLVAGEDLRRPYNDSQIVELLKKDGIRIARRTVAKYRGVLNILPSHKRKKYY, encoded by the coding sequence ATGGCCTTTGAACTCAGACAGAACCTCAAGCTGACGCAACAACTGATCATGACGCCCCAGCTCCAGCAGTCAATAAAGCTTCTGCAGTTGTCCAGACTGGAGCTGGTCAGTGCCATAAACCAGGAACTCCTGGAAAACCCGATGCTTGAGGAAGAAACCCTCGACGCCGAAACTGCCGTTGACCATGTGCCCGACATAGGTGAAGACGACGGAAGACCCGCGGAAACATCCAAAGAGATAACGGGTGAAGGTGACGGAAAGGACGACTTTGACTGGGACGGCTATTTCGAAGACTACGGTGTCGTAGGAGTCAATTTTTCACAGGAAATCGCCGAGGCCCCTTCCCTGGAGAACATGTCTTCAAAAGAGGAGACCCTCGTTGATTACCTCCTGTGGCAGTTCAACCTGTCACGGATGACGGAAGAGGAAAAAGAAAGGGCCGTGGCGGGTCAGATCATCGGTAATCTCAATGCCAACGGGTACCTGGCCGCCACACTCGAAGAGATAGCCGCTGCGACGGGTGAGGATACGGGCTTCGTGGAGACCGTGCTCTTCCGTGTCCAGGAATTCGACCCCCCGGGGATTGCCGCCCGGGACCTCAGGGAATGCCTCCTGATCCAGCTGCGACACATGGAATCACCGGACCCTCTGGCCGGGACAATCATAGAAGAGCATCTCGACGATCTGCAAACCAACAATTATGACAAGATAGCGAAACAGCAGAAGGTGTCCGTCGAGGACGTCATGGCGTCGTCGTCGCTGATTCTCGGTCTCGATCCCAAGCCGGGCCTGCGCTATAACCGGGAGAGGTGTGATTATATAATCCCCGATGTCTACGTTTACAAGGAGGGAGATGAATTCAGGATATCCCTCAACGAAGACGGCCTTCCGCGGCTCAGGGTCAGTGCCCTGTACAGGAAAATGCTCGCCCTGGAAGCAAGCAGTGCCAATGAAGCGAAAAACCGTGAATACATTCGGGAGCGGCTCCAGTCGGCCCTGTGGCTGATCAAGAGTATTCAACAGCGCCAGAAGACCATCTATCGGGTATCGGAAAGCATCGTGAAGCACCAGATCGATTTTTTCGAGCGGGGCATTGACTATCTCAAGCCTATGGTACTCAGGGACATTGCCGAGGACGTGGAAATGCACGAGTCGACAATCAGCAGGGTGACCTCCAGCAAATACATGCATACCCCCCGGGGTATTTTCGAGCTGAAATATTTCTTCAGCAGCGGCATCCAAAGGACCGAAGGCAATGCCATAGCTTCTGAAAGCGTCAAGGATCGCATAGCGAAACTGGTGGCGGGAGAGGATCTGCGGCGACCCTATAACGACAGCCAGATAGTGGAACTGCTGAAGAAGGATGGTATCAGAATAGCCCGGCGTACCGTTGCCAAGTACCGGGGGGTTCTGAATATTCTTCCTTCCCACAAGAGAAAAAAATACTATTGA
- the xerD gene encoding site-specific tyrosine recombinase XerD, giving the protein MHDHIDRFISYLAVERGLALNTLEAYSRDLNRFAGFFQERGVARIEDIDSTAVVDFLEQLREEGLGTNSINRALAALRGLNRFLLDRGIIAVNPVAHVELGKIWIRLPDTLTKFEMASLLEAPGNRTPLAVRDSAMMELLYATGVRVSELVGLSLNSFHWHVGYVQVTGKGGKERIVPLGSTAAAQVRRYLDDVRPGLLKGSAEKTLFLNRSGKGLSRQGFWKIVKKYARKAGLEKKVYPHTFRHSFATHLLEGGADLRSVQIMLGHADIATTQIYTHVTREYLKETHRKYHPRG; this is encoded by the coding sequence ATGCATGACCATATTGACAGATTCATCAGCTACTTGGCTGTCGAGCGGGGTCTTGCCCTGAACACGCTCGAGGCCTACAGCCGTGACTTGAACCGTTTCGCGGGGTTTTTCCAGGAGCGGGGTGTCGCACGGATCGAGGATATCGATTCCACCGCCGTGGTCGATTTCCTCGAGCAGTTGCGCGAGGAGGGTTTGGGTACGAATTCCATCAACCGGGCCCTAGCCGCTCTTCGGGGCTTGAACCGCTTTCTGCTCGACCGCGGTATCATTGCGGTCAATCCGGTTGCCCATGTGGAACTGGGCAAGATATGGATACGTCTTCCTGATACACTTACAAAATTTGAAATGGCGTCGCTCCTGGAAGCACCGGGAAACAGAACCCCCCTGGCTGTGCGGGACAGTGCCATGATGGAGCTCCTGTACGCCACGGGCGTACGGGTGTCGGAACTGGTGGGACTCTCGCTGAACAGCTTTCACTGGCACGTAGGTTACGTGCAGGTGACGGGAAAGGGAGGAAAAGAACGTATCGTTCCCCTGGGAAGCACCGCTGCAGCCCAGGTCAGACGTTACCTGGACGATGTACGGCCCGGTCTCCTCAAGGGGAGCGCCGAGAAGACGCTTTTCCTGAACAGGTCGGGCAAAGGCCTGAGCCGCCAGGGTTTCTGGAAGATTGTAAAAAAGTACGCCCGAAAGGCAGGACTCGAGAAAAAGGTGTATCCCCACACCTTCCGCCATTCCTTCGCCACCCATCTCCTGGAGGGAGGTGCCGACCTGCGGTCCGTGCAGATCATGCTGGGCCATGCCGACATCGCTACGACCCAGATATATACTCATGTGACAAGGGAATATCTGAAAGAGACGCACCGGAAGTATCATCCTCGGGGATAA
- a CDS encoding HAD hydrolase family protein: MRAISDNLTAQIADISLLMTDVDGVLTDGGIIMDHQGRELKKFNVRDGHGIKMLLRYGIGVVFLTGRKSAVVEKRALDLGITEVYQGVKNKGPFLIDYLGRTGLLPGEIAYVGDDIVDIPVFRIVGFSVAVADAGPETRASADYVTEARGGGGAVREVCELILKAKSKWPDVVRRYGID, translated from the coding sequence ATGAGGGCTATCAGTGACAATCTGACTGCACAAATCGCCGACATCAGCCTTCTCATGACGGACGTCGACGGCGTTCTCACCGATGGCGGCATCATTATGGACCACCAGGGCAGGGAATTGAAAAAATTTAATGTTCGTGACGGTCACGGAATAAAAATGCTTCTTCGCTACGGAATCGGCGTCGTCTTCCTCACGGGACGGAAATCTGCCGTAGTGGAGAAGCGGGCACTGGACCTGGGAATCACCGAAGTGTACCAGGGCGTCAAAAACAAGGGACCCTTCCTGATCGACTATTTGGGCCGTACGGGACTCCTCCCCGGTGAAATCGCCTATGTGGGTGACGACATTGTGGATATTCCCGTTTTCAGGATTGTCGGGTTTTCCGTAGCCGTCGCCGATGCCGGTCCCGAGACCAGGGCCTCCGCCGACTACGTCACAGAAGCCCGGGGCGGCGGGGGTGCCGTGCGGGAAGTGTGCGAACTGATTCTCAAAGCGAAAAGTAAGTGGCCCGACGTGGTTCGTCGCTACGGAATCGATTGA
- the raiA gene encoding ribosome-associated translation inhibitor RaiA: protein MQISFTFRNAESGDGFKEYITKKLTKLERYIEKPVDVRVVLSVEKYRNSAEISLVMAKGSTINAREEATEMIPAVDAAVDKIERQLKKHKDKLRGRKEGAPKEIARGLASLPDESVEEEEGYRVVETRKVILNPMSVDEAIFRMEESRNQFMLFRDAGSENVTVIYRRDDGNYELIEATG from the coding sequence ATGCAGATTTCTTTTACCTTTCGCAATGCGGAGTCAGGGGATGGGTTCAAGGAATATATAACAAAGAAACTCACCAAGCTTGAAAGGTATATAGAAAAACCTGTAGATGTACGGGTGGTTCTTTCGGTGGAAAAGTACCGTAATTCCGCCGAAATAAGTCTTGTCATGGCCAAGGGTTCAACCATCAATGCCCGGGAAGAGGCGACGGAGATGATACCCGCCGTCGATGCCGCGGTGGATAAAATTGAACGTCAGTTGAAGAAGCATAAGGATAAGTTGAGAGGCCGCAAAGAGGGAGCTCCGAAAGAGATTGCCCGGGGTCTTGCCTCACTTCCCGATGAATCCGTCGAAGAGGAAGAGGGATATCGCGTGGTGGAGACGCGGAAAGTCATTCTCAACCCCATGTCTGTGGACGAGGCTATTTTCCGGATGGAGGAGTCCCGAAACCAGTTCATGCTGTTCCGTGACGCCGGTTCGGAGAACGTGACGGTCATTTACCGCCGTGATGACGGAAATTACGAGCTTATCGAAGCGACGGGCTGA
- the lptC gene encoding LPS export ABC transporter periplasmic protein LptC, which yields MQGRCPCIEFYGPGGTGVGRRNSKTLILAGVLAVMVIGAIPVGKFFVGNRPIRSAVEVLSEAADLEVKDFRYAQVGDPDFQWEVRARRAWYRKKDEEVHLEQPEVKLISRSGMAYSMTGEQGILHSESGDMEISGNVVVVLDGGERLETETLRYRSLDRRVFTGDDVMMKNASIEITGRGMTFALEENQLVLLSCVKAVITDAALLPRR from the coding sequence ATGCAGGGGCGGTGCCCCTGTATTGAATTTTACGGTCCCGGCGGTACCGGTGTGGGGCGTCGAAACTCGAAAACATTGATTCTCGCGGGCGTTCTGGCGGTTATGGTAATCGGGGCGATCCCGGTGGGGAAGTTTTTTGTCGGCAATCGGCCGATACGATCAGCTGTGGAGGTTCTTTCCGAAGCTGCAGATCTCGAAGTGAAGGATTTCCGCTATGCCCAGGTAGGGGATCCCGATTTTCAATGGGAGGTGAGAGCGCGGCGGGCCTGGTACCGGAAGAAGGATGAGGAGGTTCATCTCGAACAGCCGGAAGTGAAGCTCATTTCCAGGAGCGGTATGGCATATTCCATGACCGGTGAGCAGGGGATACTCCACAGCGAATCGGGAGACATGGAAATTTCAGGAAACGTTGTCGTCGTCCTTGATGGGGGCGAGCGGCTGGAAACGGAAACCCTGCGCTACCGGTCGTTGGACAGGCGGGTTTTCACCGGGGACGATGTGATGATGAAAAATGCTTCGATTGAGATTACCGGACGGGGCATGACCTTCGCCCTTGAAGAAAATCAACTGGTTCTGTTGTCTTGTGTAAAGGCGGTTATCACCGATGCAGCGCTGTTACCACGCCGGTAG